Genomic segment of Alcanivorax borkumensis SK2:
TGAAGACGTGATTTGGGGCTGTGTAAACCAGACCAAAGAACAGGGCATGAACATCGCCCGTAACATCTCCATGCTGGCCGGCCTGCCGCGCACCAGCGCTGCACAAACCGTGAACCGTCTGTGTGGTTCTTCCATGCAGGCACTGCACAGCGCCTCACAAAGCATCATGACCGGCAACGGCGATGTCTTTGTTATCGGTGGTGTAGAGCACATGGGCCACGTGGCCATGGATCACGGCATCGACCTGAACCCGGAAATGTCCAAAGTGACCGCCAAGGCGTCCAACATGATGGGCCTGACCGCGGAAATGCTGGGCAAGATGCACGGCATCACCCGTGAACAACAAGACGCCTTCGGCGTTCGTTCACACAAGCTGGCGTGGGAAGCCACCCAGCAAGGCCGTTGGGACAACGAAATCGTACCCATCGAAGGTCACGATCAGAACGGCCACAAAGTGCTGTGCGAAATCGACGAAGTGATCCGCCCGGGTGCCAGCATCGAAGACATGCAGAAACTGCGTCCGGTATTCGATCCGGCCAACGGTACCGTGACTGCCGGTACGTCATCTGCCCTGTCTGACGGTGCCTCCGCCATGCTGGTCATGAGCGCCGAGCGTGCCCAAGCCCTGGGCCTGAAGCCCCGTGCCAAAATCCGCTCCATGGCCGTAGCCGGTTGCGACGCCGCCATCATGGGTTACGGCCCTGTACCGGCCACCCAGAAAGCGCTAGCACGTGCTGGCCTAACCATCGACGACATCGACTATGTAGAGCTGAACGAAGCGTTCGCTGCACAGTCCCTGCCGGTGGCCAAGGACCTGAAGCTGCTGGACAAAATGGAAGAGAAAGTAAACCTGAACGGCGGCGCTATCGCCCTGGGCCACCCGCTGGGTTGCTCCGGTGCGCGTATCACCGGCACCCTGCTGAACGTCATGGAATGGAAAGACGGCCAAATCGGTCTTGCCACCATGTGTATCGGCCTGGGTCAGGGTATCGCTACCATTATTGAACGGGTTTAACCAACACCTGATGCCCAAAACCTGACGCCGGAGACACTTCGGCGCTCAGGCCCGGCACCCTATTTCCGGCCCCGCCTCACAAGGGCAGGGCTGGAAACAAAAAACCCTGGCTTACCCGCCGGGGTTTTTCTTTATTTAACAAACCCATTGTTATTCTTAGACCCACCGCAAACCCTGCCTCTCGCACTCCCACCATTGCCTCCGGTACAGTATGAAATTCTGATCACCGTAAAACGCAAAACGGTAAAGCGTTATTAACCTGCCCCCTGGAGGATAAATGCATGCTTAGCTGGATTGCAGAACATCAAAAAAGCCTATCGGTTATCGCCAGCTTCAGCTCGGTGCTTATTTGGTTGGTGTATGCACAGCTGCTTTATCTAGGATTCCGGCGGCAACGTAGCCCACGTTTAATTATTAATCGCGGGCGCAACAAAGATATCAATGCGCTCTGCCTAATTAGCAACATGAGCGCCGAATCCGTTTTCATTCAATACATCATCGCCGAACTGCACACCTCACAAGGCGTCATCACCATGGATGTAACAGACTTCGAGCAGGAATATAACCAAGGCGACGAAGATCCAGAAAAGCGCACTCACCGCTCAGGGTCATCATCCGGTGTAATGGAGGTGACAGAAAACACCCGGCAAGGCCCCGTCAAACCCGGCGGTTTTTCGCATATAGGCACGTTCAGTGAACTGGTCCAGCGTTTGGCCAGAGATGAAGGCATCGAAATGGACGGGCACATGCCTAAGGGAGAGCTGGAGTTCAACCATATCAAATTGCGCCTTATCGGCATCTATGGGCCAGAGAACAAACCGATTGGTGCGGAGCGTGGCTTCGACCTAGCCTACAACGCCAACCAATTTGCTCTAAGCCCAACCTCGTGGGACACCAAGCAACTGGTATCGCTACGCCAGCGCCACAAACTCCATAAAATTGTGGAAAACCTCAACGCCACCAACTTCTCTTCCTCATCGTCTTTTCGTCGCGTGGAAGAGAACGGCTCATAAGTTAAACGGCACTTCAGCCCCCTACGCTGTGGGCAGGCTTTGCCTCTAGCACCCCGCCTTGAGGGTATTGCCGATTGCTATTGCAGGTTGCTATTGCCGGTGAATAAGCAAAGCTTGCCTGGGCATTACAACACAGGAACCACCGACCCTTTGTAGCCTTACAACCCTCAAATTCATACGGTAACGGCTAATCGAGGGGGGGGGCATATTCACTCCTGCCCACCCGCACCATAGAGTATCGGCCAATTAAAGAGTGCCTGTTGTTATGTTTGAAAGAAGATCCAGGTTGGTAATGAGGTTTCTTACTCCATGAGCATGATCTTCATTAAAAACATTCCCTTTACACCATTTGCCAACGCTCTCGATATTCACTTTGGCAACATGTGGATGCACACTCCATGAAACCTGAAACGGTGATCCTTTTTCATTGTAACCAGGGCCTGTAGTTGAACCAGCATACTGAACAGGTGTGCCCGTATTGCTTGGAATATTCGTTGCCTGATACAAACCCTTGTTTCTTCTATATTGCGCTAGTCTCTCGAAATCAAGAGCCTGTTTATCATTAACCAAAACATAAACCTGTGCTTCCACGCGCAGCTGAGGGTTATTGATCGCATCCGTTAGGCATGAAGCTAACGTTGGGCCTGGTTCGGCTTGAGCCGTTGAAAGCACATAGTGAACTTCAATAGTATCACCAGCGGCTAACCCCCCATGCATGCTAGGGCAGATATCATGACCGACGGGTTTAAGCTCAGAAGCACTCAACTTACCTGAATATTTGTAACCGCTGTGGAAACCGTGGCCATCTCCATTACCGGCATATTGAGTAAACTCACCCCCTTTATGCTCAGCATTTTTATGGAAATGAATATTACAGAGATTCATTTCTGTAGGTGCAGGAGCAGCAGTAAATACCCGTGAATTGTTCCCTTCTGTCGCATCAATATCACGTGGAGATTGTGGCCCAAACCCTTTTCCCTTTGTGTTTTCTGCAAGCATTTCTCTTTGTCTAGATATAACGCTATCCGCTACAGTGCCGTGTGCGCCAGCGCTAACCTCCTTTGCGCTAGCAAGCATTGGTAATGTGGTCGCTATCGCTAACGCGATTATTACTTCTCTCTTCATCGCTCGGCTCCTAAGTTGATAGTGGCGAAATTACCCGATCTACGATTCGGGACCGGTTGCCAAGCCCCACAACCCTGCGATTGGGGCGCTGGCGATAAGGTTATCCCTCAAGGCCGCTGTCCGTACCTGTATGCGAAGATGGGCACATCGGATAATGGGTGCTAGAGCGTTACCGGCATGGATATCGAATACCAGCAGAAGGGCGCAGCCTGTTGGGTACAGAAGCGATCCTGCATCAGCAAGATTGCTCAAGCAGCCACAAGGTTCAGGGAGAAACCCATATCGTTGATGAACAGGGAGAAACGGTTGCCCAGGCTAAACATCGCTGGCGGATTTCGCCACGTGATAACACACCGGCCTACGGCGAACCGCTGCACGCCCAGTCAGTGAGAACCAAGGCCTACAATGGCTGAACGGATAGGTGCCCTATTCCTGTTTATCCGTTCCTCACGCCTAGACTTTGGGTGTCTTGCAGGTGGAAATGCCAAACGGTAAATAAGCCGGGCACCAACGCATGGTAGCGGTCAACAGCGGGATAATGCCTATAGCCCCCCACCAGCTCTGGAATACAACGCCCAGAGCAATGATAACCACACCCAACACTAACCGGAAAAGACGGTCTGTATTACCCACATTGGTTTTCATGGCAGCCTCCTTTTTGAATGCTTATTTCGGAGTCTGTCCTTGTTTCAGGTCACGCACGTTGATCCAGATCAGGAAAAACCGCCAACGGATCTGCTAGTTGATGGTGTCCCCAACCTTGTGCCAATAGATGCTTCCGAGCGGCGTTTTCCGGCTCAGATCGACCTCTTTAAGGATCGATACGATCTGGGCTTCAGTAAAGCGTGATTTCTTCATTGTCGTCTCCTGAGAGGTGATATTCCCAGAAAACGCTAATCAGACGTCTGTCTCCGTTTAGGGGGAGTGGATACCACCTTGACAGAAGCACTGAATGGTCGAAGCAGCTTATGCAGGGCCGGACACACCGCTGCCAGAAAGGCGTTATTCGTGCCTGTGCCAAGCATCACAACCCCGTAGTCATCACCATGCCAACCGCCTAGAGCAACGCGGTCTGACATCGATGCGCTATAGATGTGCTATAACACTGCCCTTACCGACAAGGTAATATCAGACAATGCCCATCAGGGACGTAAGAGATCGGCTAATTGATGGGAGTCTACTCTGTTGGTAATGATTGTGCCGGCCCCGCCTCAAAAGAAAAGGGCTGGGAAACAGGAACCCCAACTACCCAACGGGGTTTTTTATTTGCCATACTTTAATCTATCATCACTCAACGACGTGCTAACTACTGGCAGATTCTTATGACAGCCGATGCAAAACGCGAGCATATTCCTCTAGAGCTGTTATTGCTCGACGAAAAAAACCCACGGTTTGGCAA
This window contains:
- the fadA gene encoding acetyl-CoA C-acyltransferase FadA, translated to MSLNPKDVVIVDAVRTPMGKSRNGQFRHVRAEKLSAQLIQALMARNPNWDIQLTEDVIWGCVNQTKEQGMNIARNISMLAGLPRTSAAQTVNRLCGSSMQALHSASQSIMTGNGDVFVIGGVEHMGHVAMDHGIDLNPEMSKVTAKASNMMGLTAEMLGKMHGITREQQDAFGVRSHKLAWEATQQGRWDNEIVPIEGHDQNGHKVLCEIDEVIRPGASIEDMQKLRPVFDPANGTVTAGTSSALSDGASAMLVMSAERAQALGLKPRAKIRSMAVAGCDAAIMGYGPVPATQKALARAGLTIDDIDYVELNEAFAAQSLPVAKDLKLLDKMEEKVNLNGGAIALGHPLGCSGARITGTLLNVMEWKDGQIGLATMCIGLGQGIATIIERV
- a CDS encoding delta-class carbonic anhydrase, with the translated sequence MKREVIIALAIATTLPMLASAKEVSAGAHGTVADSVISRQREMLAENTKGKGFGPQSPRDIDATEGNNSRVFTAAPAPTEMNLCNIHFHKNAEHKGGEFTQYAGNGDGHGFHSGYKYSGKLSASELKPVGHDICPSMHGGLAAGDTIEVHYVLSTAQAEPGPTLASCLTDAINNPQLRVEAQVYVLVNDKQALDFERLAQYRRNKGLYQATNIPSNTGTPVQYAGSTTGPGYNEKGSPFQVSWSVHPHVAKVNIESVGKWCKGNVFNEDHAHGVRNLITNLDLLSNITTGTL
- a CDS encoding YgaP family membrane protein, whose protein sequence is MKTNVGNTDRLFRLVLGVVIIALGVVFQSWWGAIGIIPLLTATMRWCPAYLPFGISTCKTPKV